The Candidatus Omnitrophota bacterium genome contains the following window.
GGTTCAGCGCGCTTGTAGTTGTCGGAGACAGAAAGGGAATGGTAGGTTTTGGATTTGGTAAGGCCAATGAAGTTTCTGACGCGATAAAAAAAGGCCTCAATGACGCCAAAAAGTCCATGTTCAGTATCGCGCTGAAGGGGTCTACCATACCTCATGAAGTTATAGGTGTTTATGGCGCGGCAAGGGTGCTGCTTAAGCCCGCCGGAGAAGGAACAGGCGTAATCGCGGGAGGCGCTACAAGAGCTATGTGCGATGCCGCCGGTATTAAGGATATATTGACCAAATGTCTGGGATCAAACAACCCTTTTAATATTGTAAAAGCGACGGCGTGCGGCTTTAGGGAGTTGACAGTGAAACCAAAAGGCCAGGTTGTTTCTTAAAAATGTTAATTCAAAATAAAAGAAGAGTAAAAAATGACAATCATTGATTATTTAAGGGTGCCGAAAGGCGCGGTCAAAAAGAAAAAAAGAAAAGGCAGAGGGCAGGGTTCAGGCCACGGCAAGACAGCATGCAGGGGGCACAAAGGCCAGTCGGCCAGAGGTAACACAAAAAAATACAAGGGCATGGAAGGCGGACAAATGCCGCTTATCAGAAGAGTGCCGAAGAGAGGTTTTACGAATAAATACAGGCGCTGTTATCAGATTGTGCAGGTTGAGCGATTGAGTGTCTTTTCTGACAAGGATATTATCAACCCAGCCCTTCTGAAGAGCAGGCGTATGATAAAGGACGCGGCGGGCTTGGTGAAAATACTGGGTTTGGGCAAATTAAAAAAACAGATAGATGTTCATGCCCACGCCTTTAGCCGTTCGGCGAAAGCGGCTATTGAGTCTGCGGGAGGCAAGACGGTTTTGCTGGTTAAACCTTCTCCGATAAAGCGCAGGTCATCAAATACTAAAAAACAAGATCAATCAATTCGCGGATTATAGAACCGGGGTTTATTATGCTGGCGGCTCTTAGCAATATATTCAAGATACCTGACCTTAGGAAAAAGATATTACTGACTTCAGCCCTGATCGCGGTTTATAGGATAGGCGGTTATATACCTACCCCGGGCATAGACGGTTCGGCCTTATCGCAGTTCTTTGAAAACATTGCCAGGACATCAGGCGGGACGTTGTTTGGCATTATGGATCTTTTTAGCGGAGGCGCTATATCAAAACTCACCATATTCGCTTTGGGTATCATGCCCTATATATCGTCTTCAATCATAATGCAGCTGCTTACCACGGTTATACCTTCATTTGAGAAACTTGCCAAGGAAGGCGGCGAAGAGGGCAGAAAACGCATAACCCAGTATACGAGATACGGGACTATTGTCCTGGCCGTGGTCCAGTCGTTCTTTATCAGCCTGTGGGTGGAAAATCCGGCTAATTTTCAAGGAATGCAAATAGTGCAGTTTCCCGGATGGGGTTTCAGATTTCTTACCA
Protein-coding sequences here:
- the rpsE gene encoding 30S ribosomal protein S5, which encodes MQFVDEMFEKVLSINRTSKVTKGGKKIGFSALVVVGDRKGMVGFGFGKANEVSDAIKKGLNDAKKSMFSIALKGSTIPHEVIGVYGAARVLLKPAGEGTGVIAGGATRAMCDAAGIKDILTKCLGSNNPFNIVKATACGFRELTVKPKGQVVS